A stretch of Pseudomonas sp. CCC3.1 DNA encodes these proteins:
- a CDS encoding FAD-dependent oxidoreductase encodes MRPSCVPPVAASLIAITENILHIAPVSNGWKTDAPSNVVFLPPTLNKQTLLIQIALLRPSTIVVGDQTIDAEVIDQWRTSHPFGDLFLIRRGASLDKVRLDLCAPNHIQVVNTPGVNAPHVSAYIAHWLTLADGCIAREICVLGYGNVGKALVNVLLEQDPDIRITVLVRHGHAPAPINRVSFVVDWLEALQGAHAVAICLSLNDESRHCIDRALIQSLHPQARVVCVAKPEVFSDAALQTLAEAEGIQLIVDYGPTTLDAFRVRTQALGCSTSSWCKPATLTTQAATTQACHRDLDYAVCVQLSLAALRGLVRRKCTHSLMIPSKPVQAGAPSVSIIGRGINGLLQAVMCRLANYQVTVYGGAQENDGASHKNVNMRHLSATETVAKPLHNDHLLPANQHLAIECNRAGIELFEKLLADNPSLRPFAKAHIVRAYREGAEGVDAAIREQYAIENTPWPSGKPGGDFLEISPQQFQARYGISGISRAIEVSGYDLEFVEVMAELVTLLQRAGVRFLPQHLSRGQITELSREHFVVTAMGVEQPDVVPITGWFFKLIAVGNEGANLRGVKLHYELPIGVMNCRLDADFILVSAGQVPPDSAPADKQHILAACLAAVARHFPNSYAKAIESDNLQIIECARPGTQDGLSIVHWCAFNRVAAGATYAGGTTQGLVWASLVQELLLARASALSGLYVNKKIINDL; translated from the coding sequence ATGAGACCCTCTTGCGTTCCGCCAGTTGCTGCATCACTTATTGCCATTACCGAAAATATCTTGCATATCGCACCGGTGTCCAACGGCTGGAAAACTGATGCACCCAGCAATGTCGTATTTCTGCCCCCAACATTAAACAAGCAAACGCTGCTTATACAGATCGCACTTCTGCGTCCATCAACCATCGTTGTCGGAGATCAAACCATTGATGCCGAGGTGATTGACCAATGGCGCACTTCCCACCCATTTGGAGACCTTTTTCTGATTCGCAGAGGGGCGAGTCTGGATAAAGTGCGGCTGGATCTGTGCGCCCCCAACCATATTCAGGTGGTCAATACGCCGGGGGTCAACGCGCCACATGTCTCGGCCTATATCGCGCACTGGCTGACTCTCGCCGATGGCTGCATAGCACGTGAGATTTGCGTGCTGGGATACGGCAATGTCGGCAAGGCGTTGGTTAACGTGTTACTTGAGCAAGATCCGGATATTCGGATCACGGTATTAGTGCGCCACGGCCATGCGCCAGCACCTATCAACCGAGTCTCATTTGTCGTTGACTGGCTTGAAGCACTGCAAGGGGCCCATGCAGTCGCGATCTGTTTGTCACTGAATGACGAATCCAGACACTGCATTGATCGCGCCCTCATTCAGAGCCTGCACCCCCAGGCCCGCGTGGTTTGTGTCGCCAAACCGGAGGTCTTCAGCGATGCTGCTTTGCAGACCCTGGCAGAAGCTGAAGGCATCCAATTGATCGTGGACTACGGCCCCACGACCCTGGATGCATTTCGTGTGCGCACCCAAGCACTCGGCTGTAGCACCTCAAGCTGGTGCAAGCCCGCGACGCTAACGACACAGGCGGCAACCACGCAAGCCTGTCATCGCGACCTTGACTATGCCGTCTGCGTGCAACTGAGCCTTGCGGCCTTGCGGGGTCTGGTCAGGCGTAAATGTACGCACTCATTGATGATCCCCTCCAAGCCCGTGCAAGCCGGTGCGCCCAGCGTGTCGATCATTGGCAGAGGTATCAATGGTCTACTCCAGGCGGTGATGTGCCGCTTGGCGAATTATCAGGTCACGGTCTACGGTGGGGCTCAGGAGAACGATGGCGCCAGTCACAAGAACGTCAACATGCGCCACCTCTCTGCAACGGAAACGGTGGCAAAACCGCTGCATAACGACCACCTGCTCCCCGCCAATCAGCACTTGGCCATTGAATGCAATCGCGCAGGCATCGAGCTGTTTGAAAAACTCCTGGCCGATAATCCATCGCTGCGACCTTTCGCCAAGGCGCACATTGTACGGGCCTATAGGGAAGGTGCCGAGGGCGTAGACGCTGCCATTCGCGAGCAATACGCGATTGAAAATACACCTTGGCCGAGTGGCAAGCCGGGAGGCGATTTCCTGGAGATCAGCCCGCAGCAATTCCAGGCAAGGTATGGAATCTCCGGGATAAGTCGGGCTATTGAGGTATCGGGCTACGATCTGGAGTTTGTCGAGGTGATGGCCGAACTGGTGACGCTTTTGCAGCGCGCCGGGGTTCGGTTTCTGCCTCAGCATCTGAGTCGGGGGCAAATTACCGAACTGAGCAGAGAGCACTTCGTCGTCACGGCCATGGGGGTTGAACAACCAGACGTCGTGCCGATTACAGGCTGGTTTTTCAAATTGATCGCTGTCGGCAACGAAGGTGCCAACCTGCGCGGGGTCAAGCTGCACTACGAGCTGCCAATCGGCGTCATGAACTGCCGCCTGGACGCAGACTTCATTCTTGTCTCCGCCGGGCAAGTGCCGCCCGATTCAGCCCCAGCTGATAAACAACACATACTCGCGGCGTGCTTGGCCGCTGTTGCTCGGCACTTTCCAAACTCTTACGCCAAGGCAATCGAAAGTGACAACTTACAGATCATTGAATGCGCCCGGCCCGGCACTCAAGATGGACTGTCGATTGTGCATTGGTGCGCATTCAATCGCGTTGCCGCCGGAGCAACTTATGCCGGTGGCACAACACAGGGATTAGTCTGGGCCTCCTTGGTCCAGGAACTTCTTCTGGCAAGAGCATCTGCTCTTTCAGGGCTGTACGTAAATAAAAAAATTATTAATGACTTGTAG
- the kdgR gene encoding DNA-binding transcriptional regulator KdgR: protein MDNSTTQNNDLVSAVGRTMAVLEALAEHPEESGVSEIAQKLDMSKSTVYRFLQSLKARGYVVQDAEDRYRLSVRLFELGAQALPHLDIVREAEPGMRRINELTGETVHLGILDEGSIVYVHKIDSKYNLRMYSRIGRRAPLYCTGIGKVLMAWLDEDELLAHLREESFERRTANTLVSIEEYLQELAIVREQGYGEDHEEFEDNMRCLAAPIRDRFGHVIGGMSVSFPCFRFREELKQDYVKQLMEASQQISSQLGWHP from the coding sequence ATGGACAACAGCACCACCCAAAACAATGATTTGGTCTCGGCCGTTGGGCGGACCATGGCTGTGCTTGAAGCCCTGGCAGAGCACCCTGAAGAAAGTGGCGTTTCAGAAATCGCGCAAAAGCTCGATATGTCGAAAAGCACGGTTTACCGCTTTTTACAGTCACTCAAAGCCCGTGGTTATGTGGTCCAGGACGCCGAAGACCGCTATCGGCTCAGCGTTCGGCTGTTCGAACTGGGCGCACAAGCCCTGCCCCATCTGGACATCGTGCGCGAAGCCGAACCGGGCATGCGCCGCATCAATGAGCTGACCGGCGAGACCGTGCACTTGGGCATCCTCGACGAAGGCAGCATCGTCTACGTGCACAAGATCGACTCCAAGTACAACCTGCGCATGTATTCGCGCATCGGTCGCCGCGCGCCGCTGTACTGCACCGGCATCGGCAAAGTGCTGATGGCGTGGCTGGACGAAGATGAATTGCTCGCGCATTTGCGCGAAGAAAGTTTCGAGCGCCGAACCGCCAACACCCTCGTCAGCATCGAGGAGTACCTGCAAGAACTGGCCATCGTTCGCGAGCAAGGCTATGGCGAAGACCATGAAGAATTCGAAGACAACATGCGCTGCCTGGCAGCGCCCATCCGAGACCGCTTCGGCCACGTGATCGGCGGCATGAGCGTGTCCTTTCCGTGCTTTCGCTTTCGCGAAGAGCTGAAACAGGACTACGTCAAACAACTGATGGAAGCCTCGCAACAAATCTCCAGCCAATTGGGCTGGCACCCTTAG